The Daucus carota subsp. sativus chromosome 9, DH1 v3.0, whole genome shotgun sequence genome window below encodes:
- the LOC108204067 gene encoding AT-hook motif nuclear-localized protein 21-like yields MSNSNQNGLTSPISTAPGRHGGAPQYSFNSDGSLMTNSEPVNGINKTVILEIPSGFDVISCVVQFALHFGLAVTVLTGQGLISEVDIAYPLNAIPPPCVSTSFQIISFSGAYRCLNAASGNIISCFHVQFADAAGNVMGGQILSQMKAASVVTLVLAVSTQV; encoded by the coding sequence ATGAGTAATTCAAACCAAAATGGTTTAACAAGCCCAATATCTACAGCTCCAGGGAGGCATGGAGGAGCTCCTCAATATTCATTCAATTCTGATGGGTCTTTAATGACCAACAGTGAGCCAGTGAATGGCATCAACAAAACAGTCATTCTTGAAATCCCTAGTGGATTTGATGTCATAAGTTGTGTGGTGCAATTTGCACTGCATTTCGGGCTTGCTGTAACTGTGCTTACTGGCCAGGGACTCATTTCTGAGGTTGATATTGCGTATCCACTCAATGCAATCCCTCCCCCATGCGTTTCTACAAGCTTCCAGATAATTTCGTTTTCTGGGGCTTACCGTTGTTTAAATGCTGCTTCTGGAAATATTATTAGTTGTTTCCATGTTCAATTTGCAGATGCTGCAGGTAATGTTATGGGAGGACAAATTCTCTCTCAGATGAAAGCAGCAAGTGTTGTTACTCTTGTTCTTGCCGTTTCTACACAAGTCTGA
- the LOC108204066 gene encoding uncharacterized protein LOC108204066: protein MPLNVLLEVEIFDVWVKALPTNTVAVVISFLQKNIFTRFGTPQVIISDEGSHFCNRKFTALMEWFGINHRVATAYQPKTNGQAELVYEKACHLPAELEHKAYWALKKLNFDMTAAGEKRMLQINELDEFRLQAYENNKLYTEKVQRWHDRKLVQKEFFIGQQVLLYNSRLRLFPGKLKSRWSGPFTIKMVFPHGAIEIFETTPDKAFKVNGQRLKPYFGGTVNRELVSLVLSTI from the exons ATGCCCCTTAATGTACTTCTTGAGGTTGAAAtctttgatgtttggg TCAAGGCTTTACCAACCAACACAGTTGCAGTAGTCATCAGTTTCCttcagaagaacatattcactCGTTTTGGTACTCCTCAAGTTATAATCAGTGATGAGGGATCACACTTTTGCAATCGCAAGTTCACAGCGCTGATGGAATGGTTTGGTATCAATCATAgagttgctactgcttatcagcCTAAAACGAATGGGCAAGCTGAG TTGGTTTATGAGAAGGCATGTCATTTGCCTGCGGAGTTAGAGCATAAAGCATATTGGGCTTTGAAGAAATTGAACTTTGATATGACAGCTGCTGGTGAGAAAAGAATGCTTCAAATTAATGAACTCGACGAGTTTAGGCTTCAGGCGTATGAGAACAATAAGCTTTACACAGAAAAAGTCCAGAGATGGCATGAtaggaagttggtgcaaaaggagTTCTTCATTGGCCAACAAGTTCTACTTTATAATTCTCGTCTCAGACTCTTTCCGGGGAAGTTGAAATCGAGATGGTCTGGTCCTTTCACAATTAAAATGGTGTTTCCACATGGAGCAATTGAAATATTTGAGACAACACCGGATAAAGCATTTAAAGTGAATGGTCAGAGATTGAAGCCATATTTCGGAGGAACGGTGAATCGCGAGTTGGTAAGCCTCGTTCTTTCTACTATTTAA